AAGAAGAGAGAAAAACAAAATTCCCGGCTACTGCTACCACTGCATTTTTACTTCTACGCTGCCTTATTCTACTGgccatctccatctccttgcCGAGCACGCGCGTCATGCACGtcgacgcgcgccgccgctaCCGGTGCCGTCCGCGGCTGTGCCCTCCCCCTCGGCCCTCGCCACCTTCTCGACGGTCATGGCGCCGACGTCGGACGCGGCCCTGGCAAcggcgcccaccgccgccgacacCCACGCGGCGCCGCGCGACGCGTAGGGGGACCCTGCGACGACCTCCCCTGCCACGGCCAACGCCCCCCAGGCGCGCTCCGTGACGTTGAAACGCTCGtcgacgccgcgcgccgcgccgcgggccaCCGCCGTGCCGAGGCTGAACTTGTCGCTGAGCCCGAGCCGGCGGTCCAGCGACGCCACGCGCGACGTCGCCGACGACAGCAGCTGCTGGTGCCGCCCGTCGAAGGACTGCGCGCGCCGCAGCGCGTCCTTGCTCCGCACGAAGCCCCTCGCCAGCATCGTGctcaccacctcctccgccttccTCACCGCCGCTCCGGTCGGCGTTCCCGGCGAGCTGAGTCCATGCTTTAATTTTGTTACCAAAGCAAATTTTAAAAATTAGGTCAATTGAATTTGAAAGCATACTTGAATTTCATAAAATCACGCAGCTTAGATTAGTGAATTTGAAAAACGTGGACTCTTAATTACTTCTGTATTGGAGTAGGCTTCCGGTGGCAGTTCATAGTCTTCCACCGGTGTGATATTCACAGCAACATCGCCACACATGCTTGATCCCTGCAACAATTAATGCATGGGCATTTCAAGATTGTAATTTGAAACCGAGAGGAGTTTGGAAATTGGTGAATTTGAAACCGAAATATCGATGTTCATACGGAGAGGAGAAGAGCTGTGTCCGCTCCATGAAACTCCTTGAATGTGACATATGCAACCTGGGAAGTCTCTGAGTCCCTGTCACGAGGTTTAgaacagaagaaacaaggacA
This genomic window from Setaria viridis chromosome 8, Setaria_viridis_v4.0, whole genome shotgun sequence contains:
- the LOC117834456 gene encoding binding partner of ACD11 1-like; this translates as MAVRLEPGCLRIGVAPAEFRISPPPSSSPSPSPQSCTSPNWTIDVSDVRTIKVTNIPLSATAENMKEFFSFSGEIEFVEMRRDSETSQVAYVTFKEFHGADTALLLSGSSMCGDVAVNITPVEDYELPPEAYSNTEHGLSSPGTPTGAAVRKAEEVVSTMLARGFVRSKDALRRAQSFDGRHQQLLSSATSRVASLDRRLGLSDKFSLGTAVARGAARGVDERFNVTERAWGALAVAGEVVAGSPYASRGAAWVSAAVGAVARAASDVGAMTVEKVARAEGEGTAADGTGSGGARRRA